A genomic window from Synechococcus sp. CBW1107 includes:
- a CDS encoding IS3 family transposase, translating to MTSPVDRRKALEILDAGMAAGARSFELATLLGVGLSTLQRWRRQFAGDGDGHDGRKGSHRLVSHRLTDEERQRILLTCNQSEFAALPPAQIVPVLADRGVYIGSERSFYRVLHAHGQAHHRGRARPPQEPRAVPRLEARGPNQVWSWDITYLPTSVRGVWLYLYLVIDVWSRKVVAWDVADREDAQIAADLVSRACLRERISRRRRQTLILHADNGNAMRAATLETRLEELGVLRSFSRPRVSNDNPYSESLFRTVKYRPDYPRRPFNSVEEACSWACAFVDWYNHQHRHSGIRFVTPDQRHSGQAVAICSQRAQLYEQARQRHPRRWSGSTRCWRQPEVVWINPPDPENSTNPTTLVMAA from the coding sequence TTGACCTCTCCAGTTGATCGCCGTAAGGCGCTGGAGATCCTCGATGCCGGTATGGCGGCTGGTGCACGGTCTTTTGAACTGGCCACGCTGCTGGGCGTGGGGCTGAGCACCCTGCAGCGCTGGCGGCGTCAGTTCGCAGGTGATGGGGACGGCCATGATGGCCGTAAAGGCAGCCACCGCCTGGTTTCTCACCGATTGACAGATGAGGAACGCCAGCGGATTCTCCTCACCTGCAACCAATCAGAATTCGCAGCTCTGCCACCCGCGCAGATCGTTCCTGTGCTGGCCGATCGGGGCGTCTACATCGGCTCAGAGCGCAGCTTCTATCGGGTGCTCCACGCCCATGGCCAGGCTCACCATCGCGGTCGGGCCCGTCCACCGCAGGAACCCCGCGCAGTGCCACGACTCGAGGCAAGGGGGCCGAATCAGGTGTGGAGCTGGGACATCACCTACCTGCCCACCAGCGTGCGTGGTGTCTGGCTCTATCTCTATCTGGTGATCGACGTCTGGAGCCGCAAAGTGGTGGCCTGGGATGTCGCCGATCGCGAGGACGCACAGATCGCCGCTGATCTCGTCAGCCGGGCCTGCCTGCGGGAGCGGATCAGTAGAAGGCGCCGCCAGACGCTGATCCTCCATGCCGACAACGGCAACGCCATGAGAGCGGCCACCCTGGAAACCCGGCTGGAGGAGCTGGGCGTTCTGCGGTCGTTCTCCAGGCCGAGGGTCAGCAATGACAACCCCTACTCGGAGTCGCTGTTCCGCACCGTGAAATACCGGCCGGACTACCCCCGGCGGCCATTCAACAGCGTGGAAGAAGCCTGCTCCTGGGCCTGTGCATTCGTGGACTGGTACAACCACCAGCACCGCCACAGCGGCATCCGGTTCGTGACTCCCGATCAGCGCCATAGCGGCCAGGCCGTTGCGATCTGCAGCCAACGAGCCCAGCTGTACGAACAGGCCCGTCAACGGCATCCTCGCCGCTGGAGCGGCAGCACACGCTGCTGGCGTCAGCCGGAGGTGGTCTGGATCAACCCACCAGATCCAGAAAACAGCACCAATCCGACTACGTTGGTAATGGCCGCCTGA
- a CDS encoding CsbD family protein, whose protein sequence is MSLEDKIKASAKDAEGKLQAAAGELTGDDQLKAAGEAKQIQAKVIDAAGGLKDKVADAADAVGDALKGLGNKA, encoded by the coding sequence ATGAGCCTGGAAGACAAGATCAAGGCTTCCGCCAAGGATGCCGAGGGCAAGCTTCAGGCTGCGGCCGGTGAGCTCACCGGTGATGACCAACTCAAGGCCGCAGGCGAGGCCAAGCAGATTCAGGCCAAGGTGATCGATGCAGCCGGTGGCCTCAAGGACAAGGTGGCGGATGCTGCCGATGCCGTCGGCGACGCCCTCAAGGGTTTGGGCAACAAGGCCTGA